Proteins encoded by one window of Mesotoga infera:
- a CDS encoding branched-chain amino acid ABC transporter permease, with amino-acid sequence MKKLIFILGAILLIILFPIFTKNSYHLYLMNRALIHAILATGLVFLTGFAGQISLGQAGFYAIGAYTSAYFTVKLGMPITVGVIAGIVISVVAGFLLSIPSFKLKAFFLSLVTIAFGQIVWMLVINLTPITGGPSGFFGIPFYSVGNNMLS; translated from the coding sequence ATGAAGAAGTTGATATTCATTCTCGGGGCAATTCTACTCATAATACTGTTTCCCATTTTCACCAAAAATTCGTACCATCTCTACCTGATGAACAGAGCCCTAATCCACGCGATTCTCGCTACCGGACTGGTCTTTCTGACTGGTTTCGCCGGCCAGATATCGCTCGGACAGGCCGGCTTCTACGCAATAGGGGCCTACACTTCGGCATACTTCACTGTGAAGCTCGGAATGCCAATTACAGTCGGAGTAATCGCGGGAATTGTCATCAGTGTCGTCGCCGGATTTCTTCTAAGTATTCCCTCGTTCAAGCTCAAGGCTTTCTTCCTCTCACTTGTGACAATTGCTTTCGGACAGATAGTCTGGATGCTTGTGATAAACCTCACTCCGATTACCGGTGGGCCGTCCGGCTTTTTTGGCATACCATTCTACTCGGTGGGAAACAACATGCTTTCT